The following nucleotide sequence is from Coffea eugenioides isolate CCC68of chromosome 10, Ceug_1.0, whole genome shotgun sequence.
AACTGGAATTTGAAAGTGTAGATAACTGCTGACCCGCAAAAATTCTTGAAATTGCCAATGATTATCACATTTGTTCATGAGCCGTCTGGTccagtgtgtgtgtgtgtgtagagAGAGCAGTGTAGAGTTTCTCCACTTCTGCTTTTGGGTTTGCAGGAAGTACGATTTGTACGGTTTCACGAGATTGttatatattctttttttttcacattaaCTGATGTATAAAACACAATATAGTTGTATTGGTATACATTAAAACTTTTACACATTCGTGTACAACAATGAGTATAACGAAGTCAAGTTTAACAACTAGAATAGAATAGAACTATTCCTGCTCGAAGTTTACGTGCTACTTACATTAACTAGAATGGATATAATCTCTGGAATCTGCAGGAGAGTAGGCTACCTACATTAGAATAAACAAAATCTCTAGAATTCGCAGGCATATAATGCATGTATTTTCCTATCATGATGATTGAAAGATTTCTCGACATTATGTTTTATGTTGACATAATCATATCTTAACCGCATTAAGGCTGATGAAGCGGTGGAGGAAATTAACTCATGGGTAGAGTCCCAAACCAACGGCCTCATCAGTGGAGTTCTTGATTCTCAAAAACATATTGATCCTCTTACTGCACTAGTACTAGGAAATGCACTTTATTTCAAAGGATATTGGAAGAACAAATTTAATCCTAAAAGGACTGAGGAGAGGGACTTTTACCTGCTTGATGGAAACAAGATTTCAGTCCCCTTCATGACTAGTTCATGTTCATATCTATATGGCTCGTTCGACAACTTCAAAGCTCTAGAGATCCCATATCAAAGTGGCAAACAAGACGAGAAGCATTTCTCCATGCAATTCCTCCTCCCAAATGCGAAAGATGGCTTGCAAAATCTACTCGAGCAGTTCAATGCAGATTCATATGGGTTAATAAACCGGCATAATTTCCAGCTAACCCGTACAGAATTCAAGGATTTCTGGATACCCAAATTCAAGTTCTCGTACAACCTTGGCAACATAAAGTTTCCATTCATGGAAGAACCCATGGAGCTGACAGAGATGGTCCATCTTGAAAGTGGAGAACACCCTGTGATCTCAAACATAGTCCAAAAGGCTGTCATTGAAGTGGATGAGCAAGGCACAGAGGCTGCAGCTTTCACACGCTTCGACATATTTGGGGCTCCTCCTACCCTTGAAGAGAAACTTGAGAGTTTTGTGGCGGACCATCCTTTCATGTTCATTATCAAACAACAAAAGACTGGATTGATTTTCTTTGCTGGAGCAGTACTAAACCCCCACCTAGATTGATCATTTTGTCTCATCATTCAATATCAGTTCCTTTTAACTTACATGATCATTAGAATAGTTTTGCTGAAGTTAAATCTTAATAAGAAACCAAAGGACAAATGTTAATATAAAAGTTTTAGCTCTATGAATTCTGTATTGAATGTATACAGCTCTACTGTAATTTGGACAGTTTGAGATCTTGTAACAAAATGAGCTAAAGATTAGCTTTACACATTGCAAATTTGCACGTTTTATCTTTAACAGCTATATCCTTTCccccgccccccccccccccccaaacaaaaaa
It contains:
- the LOC113750332 gene encoding serpin-ZX-like, with translation MMNSCLPLAGKLLLKNLQNGFSNKNIVLSPLLLSAMAAMVGAGCSGRSQRRVLSFVGSNNLDEFKSRISDAMSSIAASCCSGDQQGGPKISFANGVWVDKRFPLKPSFQQCVRDAFKAEAKNVDFSNQADEAVEEINSWVESQTNGLISGVLDSQKHIDPLTALVLGNALYFKGYWKNKFNPKRTEERDFYLLDGNKISVPFMTSSCSYLYGSFDNFKALEIPYQSGKQDEKHFSMQFLLPNAKDGLQNLLEQFNADSYGLINRHNFQLTRTEFKDFWIPKFKFSYNLGNIKFPFMEEPMELTEMVHLESGEHPVISNIVQKAVIEVDEQGTEAAAFTRFDIFGAPPTLEEKLESFVADHPFMFIIKQQKTGLIFFAGAVLNPHLD